Proteins from one Catenuloplanes atrovinosus genomic window:
- a CDS encoding ATP-binding protein — MDLYDRIRDTMRHPPDRPRVFEECACALLRAVYPGLSAVSGGHDFGRDADIYFPLNAEDLSARGRLMATIGDPVPNVRGSLARMAEEGLQVDLVVVASLREINAQKRRTLTRLCADRGIPEPHIFDGTWFAEQLVNNALWRERLLDVRGDLSALTERPSQSFAVADLIGRQAEVEQLRDMIARARDIILIGVAGVGKTRLLASLGGGVTFLEPAAAASLADDLRVMRPSAVVVDDGHACLNVLAALIAARHQLGQTFSIIVSTWPSKSDDLQRTIAHAEPITLAPLPRPDIDDIIQYLGITGHLARTVVLDQAEGRPGWAIILANLLIKGESDAVVSGSALVDSAIRFVHETATTEIEPDVLACIAAVGYVTAAPLETMATFIGIPLGQLTAVVHRLARNGLLEETRDGWQLLPALRAPLVAHRFFSQRPERQWSTIQKAFPRRDHDFARVALDVALSTGSSSARNAVESFIQTLPDPSEWSRETVHTICEYARLDESAAGYAVAQAKQLLNSPREPIPVHGVMLDPARDDAVTLLESAVRSWVTSESIAALLDLAHDTPYGHRHASQDPLYVLTDLANRIHPDIGTNLEVRRRLLTGTLRWLAGRRTEQSWVQSAEVLSAVFAVNGRAAWQDPGRPGQATLADRVEPADHLEELVRLWEQVARALRSANGLDGAPCPAEALVTLTDLAGSWLRLGEGLSPGGARVTDQQRLAGHRGGTAMIESLREAVQAAPGVALHANRMLNELRRRGRSDEPRPALFSVDTDLVDLVGQRDPYLDGDIDTVMQAQSTALRNLAVRIVGMGPQAGCARAVVLAKYSRHAVQHDPTILLADVMRPLLIDPPAWCQAAVAHQHAPLVTASLRRCLDDGLALPDETVMTVILGDDALRRAAITAVLPLPEITPLGAQILQSLHDSDDWILDQLIFNAASDASRHHLLSHSDDAVAGRAALAFDIGYGRGTNQGPFLPARWMPRWREAFLRLRCEYINNDFQRYRAAETLGYLAEQDPDMAEQWFTRRIEDSSADRYAQFEPRGSQRHLRLLPQTHRERLARRCGDSRWISRGWLTYLTAYDRELATRLLSDDAISTKNLIDALAGCQDEAVESLGPILLARGITPEDIAQVIASPRTGTFLVDHGAATHRHLIEFFAHLQERVPALESIAIAGKQQQQRLLAAAEAAEEEERRHGWR, encoded by the coding sequence GTGGATCTTTACGACAGAATCCGCGATACGATGCGGCACCCGCCTGATCGTCCGCGCGTTTTTGAAGAGTGCGCTTGTGCGCTCCTCAGGGCTGTTTACCCCGGCCTGTCTGCGGTCTCTGGCGGGCACGATTTCGGCCGGGATGCAGACATCTACTTCCCGTTGAATGCTGAGGATCTGAGCGCTCGGGGCCGTTTGATGGCCACTATTGGCGATCCGGTGCCCAATGTTCGTGGCAGCCTAGCCCGGATGGCCGAGGAAGGGCTGCAGGTCGATCTTGTTGTAGTGGCGAGCCTGCGTGAGATCAACGCGCAAAAGCGACGCACCCTTACCCGGTTGTGTGCCGATCGTGGCATCCCGGAGCCTCACATTTTCGACGGCACCTGGTTTGCGGAGCAACTGGTCAACAATGCTTTGTGGCGTGAGCGTCTCCTTGATGTCCGTGGCGACTTGTCGGCTTTGACGGAGCGGCCTTCGCAGAGTTTTGCCGTGGCGGACCTCATCGGACGGCAGGCCGAGGTGGAGCAGCTGCGCGACATGATCGCTAGGGCTAGAGACATTATTTTGATCGGTGTGGCTGGCGTGGGAAAGACGCGCCTGCTGGCGTCCCTAGGAGGAGGTGTTACGTTCCTGGAGCCAGCTGCGGCAGCAAGTCTCGCTGATGACCTGCGGGTGATGCGTCCCTCAGCCGTGGTGGTGGACGACGGTCATGCCTGCCTCAACGTCCTCGCCGCTCTGATCGCCGCACGCCACCAATTGGGACAGACGTTCTCGATCATCGTTAGTACCTGGCCGAGCAAGAGTGACGATCTTCAGCGGACTATCGCACACGCTGAACCGATCACCTTGGCGCCCCTGCCGCGGCCTGACATCGACGACATCATTCAGTACCTTGGCATTACCGGGCACCTTGCCCGCACCGTCGTCCTCGACCAAGCCGAAGGCCGGCCCGGCTGGGCGATCATCCTTGCCAACCTCCTCATTAAGGGCGAGAGTGACGCGGTCGTCAGTGGATCTGCACTGGTGGACAGCGCCATCAGATTCGTCCATGAGACCGCAACGACCGAGATCGAGCCTGATGTGCTGGCCTGCATCGCCGCGGTCGGATATGTCACTGCGGCGCCGTTAGAGACCATGGCCACGTTCATCGGAATTCCGCTCGGACAACTGACCGCGGTTGTTCACCGGCTCGCCCGCAATGGTCTCCTGGAGGAAACGCGCGACGGCTGGCAATTGCTTCCTGCGCTGCGCGCGCCTCTAGTCGCGCATCGCTTCTTCAGCCAACGACCAGAACGCCAATGGTCGACGATTCAGAAAGCATTTCCCCGACGCGACCACGACTTCGCTCGCGTCGCCCTAGACGTAGCCCTGTCCACCGGCTCGTCATCCGCGCGCAATGCTGTGGAGTCCTTCATTCAGACACTTCCTGATCCATCCGAGTGGAGTCGAGAGACTGTTCACACGATCTGCGAGTACGCGCGCTTGGACGAGAGCGCCGCCGGCTATGCCGTCGCGCAGGCCAAGCAGCTGCTCAACTCGCCTCGTGAACCGATCCCTGTGCATGGGGTAATGTTGGATCCGGCACGAGACGATGCCGTTACCCTCCTCGAGAGCGCTGTCCGAAGCTGGGTTACTTCGGAGTCCATCGCTGCGTTGCTCGATCTAGCCCATGACACCCCGTACGGACATCGGCACGCATCGCAAGATCCGCTTTATGTGCTGACCGACCTTGCCAACCGGATACATCCCGACATCGGTACGAATCTCGAGGTGCGCCGCAGGCTCCTCACCGGCACGCTCCGTTGGCTTGCCGGTCGACGCACAGAGCAGTCATGGGTCCAATCCGCAGAGGTGCTCTCAGCGGTGTTCGCCGTAAACGGCCGTGCCGCCTGGCAAGACCCCGGAAGGCCCGGTCAAGCGACTCTCGCTGATCGCGTTGAGCCCGCCGACCACCTCGAGGAACTGGTGCGGCTCTGGGAACAAGTCGCCAGAGCGCTCCGCTCGGCCAATGGCCTCGACGGCGCGCCTTGCCCGGCGGAGGCACTGGTGACATTGACCGATCTGGCAGGCTCCTGGCTGCGTCTCGGTGAGGGGCTGTCGCCGGGTGGTGCCCGGGTCACTGATCAGCAACGACTGGCCGGGCACCGCGGCGGTACGGCAATGATTGAATCCTTGCGCGAGGCGGTTCAGGCCGCACCAGGCGTGGCCCTCCACGCAAACCGAATGCTCAACGAACTTCGACGACGCGGGCGCTCCGACGAACCCCGACCGGCCCTGTTCAGCGTCGATACCGACCTTGTCGATCTGGTCGGGCAACGCGACCCGTACCTTGACGGCGACATCGACACGGTGATGCAGGCGCAGAGCACCGCGCTTCGCAACCTCGCGGTCCGGATTGTAGGGATGGGGCCGCAAGCTGGCTGTGCACGAGCCGTCGTGCTGGCCAAGTACAGCCGTCATGCAGTCCAGCACGATCCCACCATCCTGCTCGCAGACGTCATGCGTCCTCTCCTGATCGACCCACCCGCCTGGTGCCAAGCTGCGGTCGCCCATCAGCACGCGCCCCTCGTCACCGCTTCACTCCGGCGCTGCCTCGACGACGGTCTCGCGCTGCCTGACGAAACAGTCATGACGGTCATCCTGGGGGATGACGCTTTGCGGCGCGCGGCAATCACCGCCGTGCTACCTCTGCCCGAAATCACTCCTCTGGGTGCACAGATTCTTCAGAGCCTGCACGACAGCGATGACTGGATCCTGGATCAACTCATCTTCAACGCTGCGTCCGACGCGTCACGGCATCACCTGCTGTCCCACTCCGACGATGCTGTTGCAGGCCGCGCCGCGCTCGCCTTCGATATCGGCTACGGCCGAGGGACCAATCAAGGCCCATTCCTGCCTGCTAGGTGGATGCCGCGCTGGCGGGAGGCATTTCTTCGCCTACGCTGCGAATACATCAACAACGATTTCCAGCGGTACAGAGCTGCAGAAACTCTCGGATACCTTGCCGAGCAAGATCCCGACATGGCCGAACAATGGTTCACACGCCGTATCGAGGACAGCAGCGCGGACAGGTATGCACAGTTCGAACCTCGCGGGAGCCAAAGACACCTACGGCTGCTCCCCCAAACTCACCGCGAACGCCTCGCACGACGCTGCGGCGACAGCCGCTGGATCAGCCGCGGTTGGCTCACCTACCTCACCGCCTACGACCGCGAGTTGGCCACCCGCCTCCTATCCGACGACGCGATCAGCACCAAGAACCTAATCGATGCGCTAGCCGGATGTCAGGACGAAGCCGTCGAGAGCCTTGGCCCGATCCTGCTCGCGCGCGGCATCACCCCTGAGGACATCGCACAGGTCATCGCCAGCCCTCGAACAGGCACGTTTCTCGTCGACCACGGCGCGGCGACCCACCGGCACCTCATCGAGTTCTTTGCCCATCTCCAAGAGCGTGTACCCGCGCTTGAATCCATTGCTATCGCCGGCAAACAACAGCAACAACGACTTCTGGCGGCCGCCGAAGCCGCAGAGGAAGAAGAACGGCGCCACGGCTGGCGATAA
- a CDS encoding DDE-type integrase/transposase/recombinase, whose translation MASVGSPPQASSLATHRHGIPTARAPWRRRLYLAIVIDLASCRVVGWAVTDHLETDLVDAALSDALARRPPTDGLVFHSDHGCQYSSAQHARLAKRHGVDRLWRERWRVRD comes from the coding sequence GTGGCCAGTGTCGGGTCACCGCCACAGGCCTCGTCGCTCGCGACCCACCGACATGGCATTCCCACTGCGCGCGCCCCGTGGCGGAGGCGGCTCTACCTGGCCATCGTCATCGACCTGGCCTCATGCCGTGTCGTCGGCTGGGCGGTCACCGACCATCTCGAAACCGACCTCGTCGACGCCGCCCTGTCCGACGCCCTGGCCCGGCGCCCGCCCACCGACGGCCTCGTCTTCCATTCCGATCACGGTTGTCAATACTCCAGCGCCCAGCACGCCCGCCTCGCGAAGCGGCACGGCGTGGACCGCTTGTGGCGGGAGCGCTGGCGCGTCCGGGACTAA
- a CDS encoding Mom family adenine methylcarbamoylation protein, which produces MNPTPAGRRRLTTMPALEAGEPASGWCQRWTGGTHSWRHRSEGGFDADRYGVVDLPEPLAQAFVLAHHYSRSWPNAKRRYGLIDLHPDAPTDAAAYAGGRLVGVAVLGIPMHDKVLTNPLPGLVPYHESLELSRLVLRDEVPANAESWFCAQMFRDAAAHGVRGLVAFSDPLPRWRATPTGPQLLMPGHVGVVYQALGAVYTGRGTARTLWLLPDGTSVIARSAAKITGGERGGNGLITRLVARGAAAPAPGEHPADWLAGALRQLGARTAAHPGNHRYVFRLGRTQAERSRVTIAMPARPYPKRDRQPVQLTIDHAA; this is translated from the coding sequence ATGAACCCCACCCCGGCGGGACGGCGAAGGCTCACGACGATGCCCGCCCTGGAAGCGGGGGAGCCTGCCAGCGGCTGGTGCCAACGATGGACCGGCGGCACCCACAGCTGGCGCCACCGCAGCGAAGGCGGATTCGACGCCGACCGCTACGGCGTCGTGGACCTGCCAGAACCCCTCGCCCAGGCGTTCGTGCTCGCCCACCACTACTCAAGGAGCTGGCCCAACGCCAAGCGCCGCTACGGCCTGATCGACCTGCACCCCGACGCCCCCACCGACGCCGCGGCGTACGCCGGCGGCCGGCTTGTCGGGGTCGCCGTACTCGGCATTCCCATGCACGACAAGGTACTCACCAACCCGCTGCCCGGCCTGGTGCCCTACCACGAGTCACTTGAGCTGTCCCGGCTGGTGCTGCGCGACGAAGTGCCAGCCAACGCCGAATCCTGGTTTTGCGCCCAGATGTTCCGCGACGCCGCCGCGCACGGCGTACGCGGCCTGGTCGCCTTCTCCGACCCGCTACCACGCTGGCGCGCCACCCCCACCGGCCCTCAACTGCTCATGCCCGGCCACGTCGGCGTCGTCTACCAGGCCCTCGGCGCCGTCTACACCGGCCGCGGCACCGCCCGCACCCTGTGGCTGCTGCCCGACGGCACCAGCGTCATCGCCCGCTCCGCCGCGAAGATCACCGGCGGTGAGCGCGGCGGAAACGGCCTCATCACCCGCCTGGTCGCCCGAGGCGCCGCCGCCCCGGCGCCGGGCGAACACCCCGCCGACTGGCTCGCCGGCGCACTACGCCAGCTCGGCGCGCGCACGGCCGCGCACCCAGGCAATCACCGCTACGTCTTCCGGCTGGGCCGCACCCAGGCTGAACGCAGCCGCGTCACCATTGCGATGCCGGCCCGCCCGTACCCCAAACGCGACCGTCAACCCGTCCAGCTCACGATCGATCACGCCGCCTGA
- a CDS encoding winged helix-turn-helix domain-containing protein: protein MSNEWELNPVINTTTRLAIMAVLAGAEEIEFGVARQAAGISDSVLSKQATALERAGYLKVRKGSIGRRPRTWLSLTDAGRTAIRSHIAALQGLLARANAAASDAPG, encoded by the coding sequence ATGAGCAATGAGTGGGAGCTGAATCCGGTCATCAACACCACCACCCGGCTCGCCATCATGGCCGTGCTGGCGGGTGCGGAGGAGATAGAGTTCGGCGTCGCCCGGCAGGCGGCCGGTATTAGTGACTCGGTGCTGTCCAAGCAGGCTACCGCCCTGGAGAGGGCGGGATATCTGAAGGTGCGTAAGGGCAGTATCGGGCGGCGTCCGCGGACGTGGCTGTCGCTGACCGATGCCGGCCGGACTGCGATCCGGAGTCACATCGCCGCTCTGCAGGGCCTGCTGGCTCGTGCGAACGCGGCGGCATCCGATGCGCCGGGGTGA
- a CDS encoding class I SAM-dependent methyltransferase has translation MAPRNPATQTAYGPMVVAAAEHARPPGQRLYDDPLAVRMLPTAQRWIARSCRWDAVYRMLVAATDARAHGLWAGVLCRKRYATDQIRAALDAGIRQYVILGAGLDTSPYRLITPAGAHAWELDLPANIAVKRQRTRALPAGLVAGTTLVPIDFATDDLTGTLRAAGFAPAEPAMFVWEAVTQYLTEDAVLGTLAFLGTAAPGSRLIFTYLRADYLDGTSDYDAAPARRDFVDRQHIWRFGLDPAEITTLLRPYGWIVREHVGAQEYTSRYLAPTGRDLPVSGIERFVLAERQDATAGDSR, from the coding sequence ATGGCGCCACGCAATCCCGCCACGCAGACCGCGTACGGCCCGATGGTCGTCGCCGCCGCCGAACACGCGCGGCCGCCCGGTCAGCGCCTGTACGACGATCCGCTCGCGGTCCGCATGCTGCCCACCGCACAGCGCTGGATCGCCCGAAGCTGCCGGTGGGATGCGGTCTACCGGATGCTGGTCGCCGCCACCGACGCCCGCGCACACGGGCTGTGGGCCGGGGTGCTGTGCCGCAAACGGTATGCCACCGACCAGATCAGAGCGGCGCTCGACGCCGGCATCCGGCAGTACGTCATCCTCGGCGCCGGCCTCGACACCAGCCCGTACCGGCTCATCACCCCGGCCGGCGCCCACGCCTGGGAACTCGACCTGCCCGCGAACATCGCCGTCAAACGCCAGCGAACCCGTGCCCTTCCGGCCGGACTGGTCGCCGGCACCACGCTCGTGCCGATCGACTTCGCCACCGACGACCTGACCGGCACGCTGCGTGCGGCCGGATTCGCGCCCGCGGAGCCGGCGATGTTCGTCTGGGAGGCGGTGACTCAGTACCTCACCGAGGACGCCGTTCTCGGGACGCTGGCCTTCCTCGGTACCGCCGCACCCGGCAGCCGGCTGATCTTCACCTATCTGCGCGCCGACTACCTCGACGGCACCAGCGACTACGACGCCGCACCCGCCCGGCGCGACTTCGTCGACCGGCAGCACATCTGGCGGTTCGGTCTCGACCCCGCCGAGATCACCACACTTCTGCGACCCTACGGATGGATCGTGCGTGAGCACGTCGGCGCGCAGGAGTACACGAGCCGGTATCTCGCACCGACCGGGCGTGACCTGCCGGTCTCCGGCATCGAACGCTTCGTCCTCGCCGAGCGCCAGGACGCGACCGCCGGGGACTCCCGATGA
- a CDS encoding potassium channel family protein yields the protein MADTPTAPVVVIGLGRFGTALAVELDRRGTEVLAIDGNPAVVQKLAGRLPHVVTADSTDAEALHQLDITAFHRAVVAIGTDIQASILTTALLSDLGIRDIWAKAVNAQHAGILSRVGAHHVVFPENDMGERVAHLLSGRILDYVEVDADFAVIKTTPPRDVVGVPLRESRLRSRWGVTVVAVKPQAPAPGAPRGFTYATPDTVLAYGDIVLVVGAIDKVERFAETD from the coding sequence TTGGCTGACACACCCACCGCACCCGTCGTCGTCATCGGACTCGGCCGGTTCGGCACCGCCCTCGCCGTCGAACTCGACCGGCGCGGCACCGAAGTCCTCGCCATCGACGGCAACCCCGCCGTCGTGCAGAAACTCGCCGGACGGCTCCCACACGTGGTCACCGCCGACAGCACCGACGCCGAGGCCCTGCACCAGCTCGACATCACCGCCTTCCACCGCGCGGTCGTCGCGATCGGCACCGACATCCAGGCCAGCATCCTCACCACCGCGCTGCTGTCCGACCTCGGCATCCGCGACATCTGGGCCAAAGCCGTCAACGCCCAGCACGCCGGCATCCTCTCCCGCGTCGGCGCCCACCACGTCGTCTTCCCGGAGAACGACATGGGCGAACGCGTCGCCCACCTGCTCTCCGGCCGGATCCTCGACTACGTCGAAGTCGACGCCGACTTCGCCGTCATCAAGACCACCCCACCCCGCGACGTCGTCGGCGTCCCGCTACGCGAATCGAGGCTGCGCAGCCGCTGGGGCGTCACCGTCGTCGCCGTGAAACCCCAGGCACCGGCCCCCGGCGCACCACGCGGCTTCACCTACGCCACCCCGGACACCGTGCTCGCCTACGGCGACATCGTCCTGGTCGTCGGCGCCATCGACAAAGTCGAACGCTTCGCCGAAACCGACTGA
- a CDS encoding TrkH family potassium uptake protein: MLAGPARAWRRRADRFRHPAQVITVGFGAAVAAGTGLLSLPWATASDEPASLVDALFTATSAVCVTGLATVDTGTHWSPFGQAVILLLIQAGGLGIMTLATMLTLLLSRRLGLRARFLAQAETKSLSLHDVRGLVRRIVLFSLGTEALVAAVLTIRLITGYGLAPADALYSGVFHAISAFNNAGFSLHADGLVRYAGDAWICLTVAAAVIVGGLGFPVVFELARGWRRPGRWSVMTRITVTLTAVLLAAGTAVFTAAEWTNTRTLGAFAPGDRLLAGFFASAMARTAGFNSVDIGALRPESLLATDVLMFIGGGSAGTAGGIKVTTFGVLAFMLWSEIRGRAHVNAGRRRIPATNQRQALAIALLSVGTVIAATFTLLAVTTHTLDAVLFETISAFATVGLSTGITADLPTQAHLLLVVLMFAGRIGPLTLASALALRDRDQRYELPEERTIVG, translated from the coding sequence ATCCTAGCCGGGCCAGCACGCGCGTGGCGGCGGCGAGCCGACCGGTTCCGGCATCCCGCCCAGGTGATCACGGTCGGGTTCGGCGCGGCGGTCGCGGCCGGCACCGGGTTGCTGAGCCTGCCGTGGGCGACCGCGTCGGATGAACCTGCGTCGCTGGTCGACGCGTTGTTCACGGCGACGTCCGCGGTCTGTGTGACGGGCCTGGCCACGGTCGACACCGGCACCCACTGGTCGCCGTTCGGGCAGGCGGTCATCCTGCTGCTGATCCAGGCCGGGGGCTTGGGGATCATGACGCTGGCTACGATGCTGACCCTGCTGCTGTCCCGCCGGCTCGGGCTGCGTGCGAGGTTTCTGGCGCAGGCGGAGACGAAGAGTCTCAGCCTGCACGACGTGCGTGGGCTGGTGCGCCGCATCGTGCTGTTCAGCCTCGGTACCGAAGCCCTCGTCGCCGCTGTACTGACCATCAGACTGATCACCGGCTACGGGCTCGCACCGGCGGATGCGCTCTACAGCGGTGTGTTCCATGCGATCTCCGCGTTCAACAACGCCGGGTTCTCTCTCCACGCCGACGGCCTGGTCCGCTACGCCGGCGATGCGTGGATCTGCCTGACCGTGGCCGCGGCGGTCATCGTCGGCGGTCTGGGCTTCCCGGTCGTCTTCGAGCTCGCCCGCGGATGGCGGCGCCCGGGCCGCTGGTCGGTGATGACCCGCATCACCGTCACCCTGACTGCGGTCCTGCTCGCCGCGGGCACGGCCGTGTTCACGGCGGCGGAATGGACGAACACCCGTACCCTCGGCGCCTTTGCACCGGGTGACCGGCTGCTGGCCGGGTTCTTCGCCTCCGCGATGGCGCGGACCGCCGGGTTCAACAGCGTCGACATCGGCGCGCTGCGGCCGGAGAGCCTGCTCGCCACGGACGTGCTGATGTTCATCGGTGGCGGCAGCGCCGGCACCGCGGGCGGGATCAAGGTCACCACGTTCGGGGTGCTGGCCTTCATGCTCTGGTCGGAGATCCGCGGCCGGGCTCACGTCAACGCCGGGCGCCGCCGTATCCCCGCCACCAACCAGCGCCAGGCCCTGGCGATCGCCCTGCTCAGCGTCGGCACGGTCATCGCCGCCACCTTCACACTGCTGGCCGTGACCACGCACACCCTCGACGCGGTGCTGTTCGAGACGATCTCGGCGTTCGCGACCGTCGGCCTGTCGACCGGCATCACCGCGGACCTGCCGACGCAGGCGCATCTGCTGCTGGTGGTGCTGATGTTCGCCGGGCGGATCGGCCCGCTGACCCTGGCCTCCGCACTGGCGCTCCGCGACCGTGACCAGCGCTACGAACTGCCCGAGGAGAGAACCATCGTTGGCTGA
- a CDS encoding DUF998 domain-containing protein has translation MLLLVGLLWGGATRDGYDQVRHGVSQLTSGDGNVLIRLLFAVCGVLLLVAVLIAGRRPMPGPVWQWRLLGVVAAGLIVAGVFPTDPALGYPPAASEAITVAGAVHQVGGTMLFAGMIAAAVVAGRDARRRGRFRWAAVCVAVAWAVAGLAVAAGIVFRLVQRDIIGTGPAGLLELLSMACGLCWVSAAMLRDRSSWAYADGR, from the coding sequence GTGCTGCTGCTCGTCGGTCTGCTGTGGGGCGGTGCGACGCGGGACGGCTATGACCAGGTGCGTCACGGCGTCAGCCAGCTGACCTCGGGCGACGGCAACGTTCTGATCCGGCTGCTGTTCGCGGTCTGTGGGGTGTTGCTGCTGGTGGCGGTGCTGATCGCTGGCCGCCGCCCGATGCCGGGGCCGGTGTGGCAGTGGCGCCTGCTGGGTGTGGTGGCGGCGGGGTTGATCGTCGCGGGGGTGTTCCCGACGGATCCGGCCCTGGGATATCCGCCCGCCGCCTCAGAAGCGATCACCGTGGCCGGGGCGGTGCATCAGGTGGGCGGCACGATGCTGTTCGCCGGGATGATCGCCGCAGCCGTCGTGGCCGGTCGAGATGCCCGGCGGCGCGGCCGGTTCCGGTGGGCGGCCGTGTGTGTGGCCGTGGCTTGGGCGGTGGCGGGGCTGGCGGTCGCGGCGGGGATCGTGTTCCGGCTGGTACAGCGCGACATCATCGGCACGGGGCCGGCCGGGCTGCTGGAACTGCTGTCGATGGCGTGCGGACTGTGCTGGGTCAGCGCCGCCATGCTGCGCGACAGGTCGTCGTGGGCGTACGCTGACGGCCGGTGA
- a CDS encoding glycosyltransferase — translation MKVLMLTLGTRGDVQPFIALAHHLRHRGHEALIAAPARFAALAAVHAVPFAVLDDGPLRVLDDGSGVEDVAKGGIRGKAALMRRMPAMFGRVLDDCWQVASTGEGAGADVIVHNGQVIAGQHVAEKLGVPAVLGLPLPMYVPTREFPWPGQDVSDRLPGRLNRATYAGMQAPALMFGRTVDRWRAGLGLPRRRGRHDPARRPDGGPAPVLHAISPAVLPRPADWPPTAQVTGYWFTPPATTTAGGAVEPHVRALLDGRQPPVFVGFGSMAGPAPAAATRTVLQALDLAGLPGVVAGGWGGLQRFVSDRHAFVAGDVPHEVVFPRCAVIVHHGGAGTTAAAARAGVPQVICPFVADQPFWGRRMHRLGVAPPPVPQTRLDAAALGAAIRQAARDAGMAEAARLLGERIRAENGAADAVDALERVVGVRR, via the coding sequence ATGAAGGTTCTGATGCTGACGCTGGGCACCCGCGGCGACGTGCAGCCGTTCATCGCCCTCGCCCACCACCTGCGGCACCGCGGTCACGAAGCGCTCATCGCGGCACCTGCGCGGTTCGCCGCACTGGCCGCCGTCCACGCCGTGCCCTTCGCTGTGCTCGACGACGGGCCGCTGCGGGTGCTAGACGACGGTTCGGGCGTCGAGGACGTCGCCAAGGGCGGGATCCGGGGGAAGGCGGCGCTCATGCGGCGGATGCCGGCGATGTTCGGCCGGGTCCTCGACGACTGCTGGCAGGTCGCCTCGACCGGCGAGGGTGCCGGCGCGGACGTGATCGTGCACAACGGTCAGGTGATCGCCGGGCAGCACGTGGCCGAGAAACTCGGCGTGCCCGCCGTGCTGGGCCTGCCTCTGCCGATGTACGTGCCGACCCGTGAGTTCCCGTGGCCGGGCCAGGACGTCTCCGACCGGCTGCCGGGCCGGCTGAACCGGGCCACCTACGCCGGGATGCAGGCGCCGGCGCTGATGTTCGGCCGCACCGTCGACCGGTGGCGTGCCGGGCTGGGCCTGCCACGGCGGCGCGGCCGGCACGATCCGGCGCGGCGCCCCGACGGCGGGCCGGCGCCGGTGCTGCACGCGATCAGCCCGGCGGTCCTGCCGCGCCCGGCGGACTGGCCCCCCACGGCGCAGGTCACCGGCTACTGGTTCACCCCACCGGCCACCACCACCGCCGGCGGGGCTGTCGAACCGCATGTGCGGGCGCTGCTGGACGGCCGGCAGCCGCCGGTGTTCGTCGGGTTCGGCAGCATGGCCGGCCCGGCCCCGGCCGCCGCCACCCGTACCGTGCTGCAGGCCCTCGATCTGGCGGGCCTGCCGGGGGTCGTGGCCGGCGGCTGGGGTGGCCTGCAACGGTTCGTCTCCGACCGGCATGCGTTCGTCGCCGGTGATGTGCCGCACGAGGTGGTGTTCCCGCGGTGCGCGGTGATCGTCCATCACGGCGGTGCCGGGACCACCGCGGCCGCCGCGCGTGCCGGTGTCCCGCAGGTGATCTGCCCGTTCGTGGCCGACCAGCCGTTCTGGGGCCGGCGCATGCACCGGCTCGGTGTCGCCCCGCCACCGGTGCCGCAGACCCGCCTGGACGCGGCCGCGCTCGGCGCCGCGATCCGGCAGGCCGCCCGCGACGCGGGGATGGCGGAGGCGGCGCGGCTGCTCGGCGAGCGGATCCGCGCGGAGAACGGTGCCGCGGACGCTGTCGACGCATTGGAGCGGGTCGTGGGCGTGCGCCGGTGA